atggccCATTGTCCCTCCTATTAACATAAGTTAATAATCTCAGAAGTCAAAATCAAATGTGCGACACTTAATCGCTAAATGGTTATCGTTAAGCAATTGAGATGTAATAATGTAAGCTTTACATAATCatatattatgaaaagaaatagGGACATCTTATCTGTTTGCAGAGAAAATCACGTCTGTACTgtgaactatttaataatgGAAAAACTACAACATTTACTTACCTAATCTGAAAACTGggtgtataatattattgccCACTGTGTTTACGTATGTTGTTGTTTATAGTATTGTGCACAAGTGCTTATTGGctggaacacgtgaatcttaatggTTTACAAGGGTTCAAAGCCGTCAGGCACCATTAAATTTTCacgcgcttaatttgtgttcataatatttcatctcgtgctcagcgctGAAGGGAGATATCGTGAAGTAACCAATGTGTGCAGTTCAACCATACATACGTATATCCGCCGACCCGCAATGGAGCTGCGTAGTAAAATAGGCTCTAAATTTTATCAGAGACAGCTTTTGTCCAGCAACACATTTACAAGCTACTAATTTACGTTTACCGATTCTTTTTCGTGAATGttgaatattaagtatttacagaacctatgttaataaattactgtACAATACAttacacatcaaatattttttaacattatatcaaaCTTCTAAATTTCGGTATGTTAACAATTCCAGTTGCAACAGTTCTTTGTTTCTATGCATCGAGTGTACCGTACGAATTGTCGAACTAcccaacataatttttataattgtattattgttttttaagtgaatgtaaattctttaaataaagttcttaAACCCGATTAAGTATACGTTTTGCCATGAAACCGTAAAGTTTAGTACACATCAAAATTTGCGAGCGACATCatgcataaataataacaaaacataattaatatgctAACAGTATGTCGAAAAGTTAAATTAgtgaactttttattttacgtcCCTTATTGTAAAAGGCAGAATCTAAAACTAAGCAGAATCGGGTTCTAGTCCAGTCATTATGTCCGACAGCATGCTTGTCATGCTTAAAGCTAGTCGGAGATAAGTCAAGATGGCGAAGAATGCTTATAAGAAATAATCGTCGACAATTTTAAGTTCAGCTCTTTGAAATGTCTATATTTAAGACTGTTCTAATACTTAGAActaatattcattgtttttttggTCACAGGTGCCGGACACTACGCACTCCGGGGAATATCTTAGTGGCTAATCTTGCTCTAAGCGACTTTATGATGTTGGCCAAAACaccaattttcatttttaactcATTTTACCTCGGCCCAGCTTTAGGCAAGCCtggtaggtatataaatataatatttttattaataaaaatattttgcctggtatattttatttaatatgtttattaaaccaTTTTAGCTTGCGTGGTTTATGGTTTTATCGGTGGATTGAGCGGCACAACGTCAATCGCTACACTTACTGCCATTGCTTTGGACCGTTACTGGGCAGTGGTGTATCCACTAGAGCCTCTGCGAGCGCTTACAGCTATCCGGGCTCGCTTGCTAGCCGTCGGTGCTTGGTTCTACGCTGGATTCTTTGCTATGATACCAGCTTTAGACATCGGATATGGTCACTATGTTCCCGAAGGCTTCCTAACGAGCTGCAGCTTTGACTACCTGACTGACGAAATCCCACCTCGCTATTTTATATTCGCATTCTTTTGCGCCGGGTGGCTGGTGCCACTTTGCATAATTTCATTCTGCTATACGCGTATTCTGAGTATTGTTGTTGGCAAAAGAAACATGAATTCAAAAAATCAAGAGCAGCGTCTTTCATCTAGACACGTCAAAGAACAAACGAAACGCAAAGCGGAACTTAAATTAGCGGTCCTCGTTATTGTAGTCATTGCTTTATTCTTTGTATCTTGGACTCCGTATGCTATCATTTCATTACTGGGAATTTTCGGTAAAAGGGACGTCATAACTCCAATAACTTCCATGATTCCTGCTTTATTTTGTAAGACTGCTGCTTGTATTAAtcctttcatttatataattacacatccaaaatttaaaaaagaactcCAGAAACTATTATTTAGGGATAAATCTCGCCGTATGATGGGAACTTTTAAAACTGCCGCTTGTACTGAAACGAGCAAATTTCATAGACAGAGTAAAAATCTAAGCGAGACTGATGTGGAAATCATAGAAATGAAAGATATTCCTTACAATGTTCCCAATTCGAAAGATATTCCAAATATTGAGACCATATCGTCAAGAATATCAGAAAGAGAAGGTTCACAGAAGTCGAAAAGAAGCGTAAGCATGAAAAGTTTTGAAGAAAGTGTCATTACACCGCCGACTTGGTATTCGAAACcagaatttactaaaaaaaaaagttttcatcgTCGATTGACAAACACCTCTTTTGATCTATAAGATTattctgtttaaaaaatattttaaacgatatcaATACTAATACATACAtgctaatttatgtaaaaaaaaaagtatgtagtGAAACGATGATAATGTTCTAATTACTTATCactattttaataacagtattattaaacattaatctgaataatattattccagTTAACATGTAACAAACGTCATGagggtaaaataaaattatgaaaatattttttattattttattccataccTGTAGacacaaagtaataaatattaggtccttaccATATGAAATCGGCGTTTTATACGGGAGGAATATAAAGtccttttttttgtaaaattatgtaattaatcaaagtatgcaccgttgttatctatgcacGTTTGCCATCTCATAGTTAGTTAattgatccctttactaaaaaaaacaatgggAGCAAGtatcaataaactctttgaagTCGGTTTGGACTGCCGCATCGGAGTTGAAATTTTTTCATTGTAAGAAGTTATCCAAATTCCgaaaaaatggtaatctgttGGAGCAAGGTCCGGGGAGTATGGTGGATGTCGCAAACATTCCAATTGTAActcatctaacttagtggttgtttgttgtTCAGTGTTTGGTGTTGGgttgtcgtgaagcagcagtGGCCTAGAGCGATTGACCAATCTCTTCCTTCATGGTTTGCAGTTGCTGGCAATAGATATCTGCCGTAATCGTTTGAACAGAAAACTGTAGTAAATAATACCGGTGCTAGTCCATCAAAAactcacaagtaactttttctaAGTCAATTTTCATTTAGGGCAGGATTTAGCTGGGTCTCCAGGGTTCAGCCATTGCGACGAGCGCTTCCGATTATCATACAGTATCCACTTTTCCTCACAAGTAAtgtttcgatttaaaatcccttCATTGTTATGTCGGTTGAGCAAAGTACAGCACAGCAGTCGTCGCGTGTTTGTGAAGTTCGATTTACTCAATTCATGAGGTACCCAgcgttcaagtttttttactttcccgTTTTGCTACAAGTTTTGtacagttttatcacttaccccGAAGCCTGCAGCTATCTCTGAAGTACTTTGTGaatccttcgagctgtttcagcagcactggtgccacggtagaactcgtactcgtaaatataccgatacttcatgttttccattgtgcgGCAATAAGCGataccaaagaaaaaaataatgaggagTTTTGGAATTCTTGACCAAAGAGATATTTCAGATCAgtggtcagtacgacaaaacgctaattttTGTAAAACTCAACTTGTTGatattattcgttatttattcaaacatagcttaatatatctttattaatttatgatataccTACGGATTTCcgtaaaaatggcgttttgaacgtcgaagaaactgttatcggagttttggaagtaaaatttaagtggatataagtagttaagtgttacaatattgtattataaataaagatatattaatcataaacttttagtagtgcacaatataactgagttattagcatatcgcatgaaatacgaaaattaaggtttatttatctttattcctacttcgattggaataggctataactAACCGATGGATCAATAGATGTACattgtacgcgttctaaccactgagccgagatgacccagt
This DNA window, taken from Vanessa tameamea isolate UH-Manoa-2023 chromosome 7, ilVanTame1 primary haplotype, whole genome shotgun sequence, encodes the following:
- the LOC113401297 gene encoding opsin, ultraviolet-sensitive-like isoform X1; translated protein: MSQAIIIIFIMFLVELECFNVDRSMQTKNEISMKSNKIQLKDSVINYFIYFDSLKCHGVILWRCFNLKMWKKRKRTNENNSLSQKLIRSRTKRFANEYGLGYEFHETISQVVTAEPMESMLVQRFKQKWPLNLWRQIGFTDDFVKCINPHWMQFPPPNPSLYYGIGGIYIVMVVMGSLGNTTVILMYCRCRTLRTPGNILVANLALSDFMMLAKTPIFIFNSFYLGPALGKPACVVYGFIGGLSGTTSIATLTAIALDRYWAVVYPLEPLRALTAIRARLLAVGAWFYAGFFAMIPALDIGYGHYVPEGFLTSCSFDYLTDEIPPRYFIFAFFCAGWLVPLCIISFCYTRILSIVVGKRNMNSKNQEQRLSSRHVKEQTKRKAELKLAVLVIVVIALFFVSWTPYAIISLLGIFGKRDVITPITSMIPALFCKTAACINPFIYIITHPKFKKELQKLLFRDKSRRMMGTFKTAACTETSKFHRQSKNLSETDVEIIEMKDIPYNVPNSKDIPNIETISSRISEREGSQKSKRSVSMKSFEESVITPPTWYSKPEFTKKKSFHRRLTNTSFDL
- the LOC113401297 gene encoding opsin, ultraviolet-sensitive-like isoform X2; the encoded protein is MRKIIFCVLSLLFIMCIIRSTDYNSYFSFHRGTFRQIQKKSSCSRLKRQITATNETFRGIDIRTTYSGNESKSISYSNNSLDKNFVLIQRFEEMWPVSEWSKIGYFTEDYLYLINEHWLQFPPPSEMVQRSIGAFYIIFATAGCWGNAVVIFMYLKCRTLRTPGNILVANLALSDFMMLAKTPIFIFNSFYLGPALGKPACVVYGFIGGLSGTTSIATLTAIALDRYWAVVYPLEPLRALTAIRARLLAVGAWFYAGFFAMIPALDIGYGHYVPEGFLTSCSFDYLTDEIPPRYFIFAFFCAGWLVPLCIISFCYTRILSIVVGKRNMNSKNQEQRLSSRHVKEQTKRKAELKLAVLVIVVIALFFVSWTPYAIISLLGIFGKRDVITPITSMIPALFCKTAACINPFIYIITHPKFKKELQKLLFRDKSRRMMGTFKTAACTETSKFHRQSKNLSETDVEIIEMKDIPYNVPNSKDIPNIETISSRISEREGSQKSKRSVSMKSFEESVITPPTWYSKPEFTKKKSFHRRLTNTSFDL